Proteins encoded together in one Lathyrus oleraceus cultivar Zhongwan6 chromosome 5, CAAS_Psat_ZW6_1.0, whole genome shotgun sequence window:
- the LOC127078530 gene encoding uncharacterized protein LOC127078530: MGKIQNSASASSASKKPFAPYGKKREGETNAASIIRTRNPTYPQVAAIAPVQPSQQQPFAIPVQTQQQQREIGPPPAVLPPAYDANARSEFHSSAPGHSIENYKALKYKVQDLIDSKAITFSPKGPNVNNNPMPPHNNASVNMMEADNGRRLMSCVDETLKSVIEQLMNQGILVVDYPSTKEDVSTLEIPYDKVPPLQIPYDFSQLTLSANPVTPIKIQEEPLKSSDPMINITDTSGITRSGRIFAPTVTPIGTINPSTSDKGKQIDGAQQRQDPAPSNEVDEFFRIIKKTDYRGCFGKISEDNSRTARDICLSVEGVVNNIATSLSLGFSDKELPSEGRNHNKALHISIECVDTFLSRVLVDTGSSLNVMPKSSFAKLNVEGLVMKPSELIVRAFDGTRRTVIGEVNLPMKIGPHIFPITFFVMDIYPAYSCLLGRPWIHSAGAVTSTLHQKLKFLVDDKLVVVEGEEDIVVSHLASFQYVEGEGEIREVPFQSFEVINVEMVCPARDESKDAESPMASLKDAMTIIKDGHRQGWGRLLELPANKDRIGLGYNSQNLKKPAPIATRGSVLPLSENFSSAGYLDDNRIYAVEEEEEEDDGLIFTKTDGNGATKWTEFEIPKVTLIEISSSTTTNDNSATVPYDFDNPINQADEECEKEAELPEELARLLKQEEKVIQPHEESVEVINLGIDEEAKEV; encoded by the exons ATGGGAAAGATTCAGAACTCTGCCAGTGCTTCTAGTGCATCGAAGAAACCTTTTGCTCCCTACGGTAAAAAACGAGAAGGCGAGACCAATGCTGCCTCCATCATTCGAACAAGAAATCCCACTTATCCACAAGTAGCTGCCATAGCTCCCGTCCAACCGAGTCAACAACAACCATTTGCAATTCCTgttcaaactcaacaacaacaacg GGAGATAGGACCCCCACCAGCGGTTCTTCCTCCCGCTTATGATGCAAATGCCCGCAGTGAATTTCATTCTAGCGCTCCTGGGCATTCGATCGAGAATTATAAAGCATTAAAGTACAAGGTTCAAGATCTTATTGACTCTAAGGCAATCACATTTTCCCCCAAGGGGCCGAATGTAAATAATAACCCGATGCCCCCTCACAACAATGCATCAGTGAACATGATGGAAGCTGACAATGGAAGGAGATTGATGTCCTGTGTGGACGA AACATTGAAGTCTGTCATAGAACAATTAATGAACCAAGGGATCTTGGTGGTAGACTACCCATCCACAAAGGAAGATGTGTCTACCCTCGAGATACCATACGACAAAGTCCCTCCTCTGCAAATTCCATATGACTTCTCTCAGTTAACTCTGTCGGCAAATCCTGTTACTCCAATC AAAATTCAAGAAGAACCGTTAAAGTCTAGTGATCCAATGATCAATATCACCGACACTAGCGGAATCACGAGAAGTGGAAGGATATTTGCGCCGACAGTCACTCCAATTGGAACTATCAATCCTTCAACTTCGGACAAAGGCAAACAAATTGATGGCGCTCAGCAAAGACAAGACCCCGCACCTTCCAATGAAGTAGACGAGTTCTTCCGCATTATCAAGAAAACCGATTATCGA GGATGCTTTGGCAAAATTTCTGAGGACAACTCACGTACCGCAAGAGATATCTGTTTGTCAGTTGAAGGAGTAGTTAACAATATCGCCACTAGCTTAAGCTTGGGTTTCAGTGATAAAGAGCTTCCCTCCGAGGGGaggaatcataacaaggctctccatatttctattgagtgtgTGGACACATTCCTATCAAGAGTTTTGGTAGACACTGGGTCTTCCCTCAATGTGATGCCTAAGAGCTCCTTTGCTAAACTAAATGTTGAAGGACTCGTAATGAAGCCGAGTGAGCTTATAGTAAGAGCATTTGATGGGACTAGAAGGACTGTAATCGGTGAGGTGAATTTGCCTATGAAGATTGGTCCCCATATTTTCCCTATCACTTTCTTCGTAATGGATATCTATccagcctacagttgtctgcTTGGGAGGCCTTGGATCCATTCAGCTGGTGCAGTCACTTCGACGCtccaccaaaaattgaaattcttAGTTGATGATAAGCTAGTTGTTGTCGAGGGTGAGGAGGACATTGTGGTAAGTCACCTCGCATCTTTCCAATACGTTGAAGGAGAAGGGGAGATAAGGGAAGTCCCATTCCAATCATTTGAAGTTATCAATGTTGAAATGGTTTGCCCAGCAAGGGATGAATCAAAAGATGCCGAATCTCCAATGGCATCTCTTAAAGACGCCATGACAATCATAAAGGATGGACACCGCCAAGGATGGGGAAGATTGCTTGAACTTCCTGCCAACAAGGACCGCATCGGTTTGGGATACAACTCCCAGAATTTGAAGAAGCCCGCACCGATAGCTACAAGGGGATCAGTGCTCCCGCTATCCGAAAACTTCTCAAGTGCTGGTTACCTGGATGACAACCGTATTTATGCcgtagaagaagaagaagaagaagatgatgggTTGATCTTCACAAAGACTGATGGAAATGGTGCCACCAAATGGACCGAGTTTGAAATACCTAAAGTGACCTTGATTGAAAT ATCATCCTCGACAACCACCAATGACAATTCTGCTACAGTCCCATACGACTTTGACAACCCGATTAATCAAGCTGATGAAGAGTGTGAGAAAGAGGCCGAACTCCCAGAAGAATTGGCAAGGCTGCTCAAGCAGGAGGAAAAAGTCATCCAGCCGCACGAAGAATCAGTGGAAGTGATTAACCTTGGGATAGATGAGGAAGCGAAAGAAGTCTGA